GTGACCAATTTGAATGAGAGCAACGTTAATCCTCGAACCAATAATCATCAGAAAGCGGAGTCTGGGCTACTTTCTCAGCCTCCTTCAACCTTGATAGAACGCATACATCGCATCCATTTATCTCCATTCCCAAATTACATATGTATTGCGCCCAATGCTCGAAAAGTTGACCCCTGATCTAGCCATATTTAAAGGGTAGCCTATAAAAGTTGGACCCCTGGCTTCGTGGATCGCAGTTCGAAATCGGCATTCCATGCGACAACAACAGAAAGCTACTACCTACGACCCCTACGACTTAGTGCTAAAGCACTCGTCGTAGCCTTCACCCCACGGTCCTTGCTGTGTTTAGATCAAGTGACCCATCGTTCTCCATCCGGATCGGCGGTGGGCGAGTTTTTGCCGACCAGGTGGCCGCTCCCTTTGATCCTTCGAGTGTGTTGTTGCGGGAAGAACCCAGGGCCATGCCTAAGGGACAGGAGTGTGGGATGCGGGCCAACAAGTGTAACTCGACATCTGGGATCAAGTAGCTCTTGGAGCTACTGAGTTCACCCTTGAGCTGACCAATCGGATCCGTGGTTGAGTTTGCCCTCCTAGGCGTCATGTCTTCGTCATCGTACTCTGCAATGTCGCTCGCGcgtaaaaagaagaaatataATGCCCGTTTTCCACCCGTAAGCACGATTGAGCCCAGCCTTGGCCCACTAAAGGCCCTTTCTGTCCTTCTTTTGGTGTATTTGTTCCCAATTATTCACATCGGATGCGCTTGTTGGTATGTTTATAGGCTCGCATCAAAAAGATCATGCAAAGTGACGAAGAAGTGGGGAAAGTGGCTGCGGCCGTACCCGTTATCATTTCGCGAGCCTTGGAGCTGTTTGTGGAAACGCTTCTCAAGCGGATGGATGCCACCATGACGGAGCGAGGTGCCCGCACCATGACCCCTGGACACTTGTAAGAGCCCACAGGCCTGTTTTTAGCCAATATCCAACGGTATCAATGCCATTCATGTTTGTCTTACAGGAAGCTCTGCATTCACTCGGAACCTCGCTTTGACTTTCTCAAAGACTTGGTCTTGGATGTGCCCGACCTGGCACCCGATAATGGCGAGGAGAGTCTCACGCCCCAGCCATGCGCTCTCTCCGCCTCCTCCACCACGGGACGAACGACTAATGGTACACCTCGAGCCCCACGATTACCCCGACAAATCAGCACCGTTAAGTCCAGGTAGATAAAGGTTCATTCGCCTAATGCTGAGGGATGGAAAAAGATACGCCCGACTTTAATAATTCTTTAGAACCCGTCAAACCCGACGAGGCTCATCCGAAGCAGTGGCTACGGCCCGTCGGGCTTCACAGAACAAATTTGTTGACCTGGATGAGACAGAGCGGTCTTCTGAAGACGAGGCTGATGCCCTCATATCCGATGAGGAGAACAGTGGCCATTCCACCGTCGCCCACCGTCCTCGATCTTTACCGGGATCACCCCAACTAGGTCCCAACTCAGATGGATCGATCAAAACCCCCCTAGGAGGGTCTCACAGTTTTGTCAGAAGTTTGAGCTGTGCCCCAGGCATCAATGGGTCAAGTGGACCAACCAATGGGCATACCATGACCCCCGTTCCTTTTACTCTCTCGTTTCCTCCCGTCAGTTTACTGGGCGAGGCCCAGGCCGAGGCCCAGGCTGAAGACGACGCGGGCCCAACCAACAGAAGCTCCGCCAACTTGATACCTCATATCCCTCCATCCCCGAAGCGAGGCGCGACCTCAAAGTCGGTCAAGACCAGCAGCCATGGTGCCATGGATCTGAGCAGTAGCCTGGGTTCTACCTCACCAGGCAGTAATCATCTTCTCAGTTCCCATACCCAAACCAATCCACCCTCGTCCTTTGGCATGACGGGGCCCCCTTTGAATTTGGTCCTCTCTCGTGGGCTCGGCTGTAACGAGGATGAAGACGATGATTATGATTCTTGAGTCTCGATGATGGGCCAGCAAACGTAACCTGGGATCCGGCATGTCCGGTTAATCCACCAAGCGGTCAATCTGTTTCAAAATCCTTGTGGATCTACTCAATCAGTTACACAGTATTGAATGACTGACTATGTCTGTCCCCTTAATACAATTTACACTTCTTTCGTTTACAATCACATATCGATGACATTTGAGGTGGATTTTATTGATAAgaaaaatgttctcaattgaCGAACATACACCATGGAACTCGTTAATAGGTTAGGATCTCTTTAGCGTTCGTTTCGATCAAACCCTCCACAGAGGCAATGGCCTCTAACCATTTGTCAATCTTCCCTTGTAAGGTTTGCAATTGTGAGCAGTCCAACACACGTGGCTGAACCCAATGGATATGAATGGTTTCGCCCACTTGGTCGATCTGGCCCTTGATCAGACCTCGGGACAAAGCTTTCATGACCAAAAGTTCGATCTTATCGTGCGATAAATTGGTTTGATCGGCAATTTCTTGAAACGTTATTTGTCGATGGGTAGCTGATCGGGTGAAGGTCATCTCCATCAAGGACAGCAACGAAATCTTCTCGTACAGAATAGGCTCATTGGCTAATAAATCAGGCTGCTTGCCCCAATGTTGCTTGAGGGCCGTGAACTTGGCCACGTGACCGGCGTTGAAGGCCTGCAATAGCTCGATTAACCACTGTTCCGGAGCTTGGGCCAAATACTTCAAGATGGGATGGGCCAGCAACTCGCCGAAGTTGAACACATTCTTACCCAGAATGGCAGCCAGGGCCAGATGAGAGGCCAAGGAGATGTTTTCTTCATCCGAACGCTCATTCAGATGAGATACGCCCAAATAGCGCAACGAAGCTTTGTAATATTCGGCGTGATTGCCCAAAATCTTAAAATATTCGCTTTGAAGTAAGTAGAACTCCTTCTGCACGATCCCAATCCCTACTATTTCGTCCAAAAGTTGTTCGACCTCATTGAGCACCATCTGCAAGCAAGAAGTACCATTTAAAACCCGGCCTCTTTctaatcaaatcaatcaaacttGGTGGGCTAAAAAAATTAGGTCGCGTTGTCGGGCAACAAACCTGAAATGTGCCCCAAATTTGAGACATCCTAAAAGTCTGACTCACCTTGGTCTTgtccatgtttttttgtcgCTCAACGTAGATCTGGCCTTGCAAAATCTTGGTAAGTGCGAAGGATTCCGTATTGTGTCTGACTTTGACACCCAACTTGTCCAAAAACTCGTCGGCTTCGGTCACCTCGCCCGACTCGCTCAAACTGGCCGCAATCGGACGGCAAATCTCCACCAAAGTCAACGGGTTCAACCTGAGAGAGGCCCAAGCAAGACAAGCAAATGACATGAGTGTCAAAACTCAAacaatgtatgtatgtatgtatgcatcAAATCTTATCCGTACTTGTTTTCGAATTCGGCAATAGCCTGAGTGTACAGGGGCAGGAGGGCGTGAACACCTTTCAGGTGCTTGACCAATTCCTGAAGCACACCCGTGAGCTGGTGCCACAATCGGCGGGCATGGAAATCCTGGAGTTGGCGCCACAAGTCGCTCACCGTTTCATCGGCACAAGCCGCAGCCTGGCTGTTGAAATAGCCTTCTACGTCGCGCATGATGGAAGGGATGGACGATCggaaccaaaaagaaatgggGAACAAGGACCCGGTTGGTGGGTTGGCAGAGCTCAGAATGACTCGTCTCTTCTCTTAGCCACGGAAGCTTTGTTGTGAAACTAGCAGAAGTCTGCAGCGTTGCCACCTCACCGATACTGTGGGAGTTGAGTTGGTGGCCATTTTCCGCCACGCCTGTCCTGCAGGACTGGCATTTTGCAAACAGTGGAAAATTATATGTCCATAGCTCACATgagaaataaagaaattggaattAGAGCCAGAAAACGTAGAATCGAACCCTTGAAAATTACATCAATGACGATGACATTGCCCCCGACTTGTCGCTGTTGGACATTTTGGCCTCCTCGAAGACCACCTGGCAAAGCTGATACGCTGTATGATACGAAGTGGTAGTGTGACCCACCCATCCCGTGTTTTTGAATTgtgacgacgaggaggagacCCACTCTACCCGATTTGACGGGGTTGAAGCGGGCCAAATATCTTGTCTAGGCAGAAAATACCGTGATATAAAATCCAATCTGAGGCGCTGACTATTACTTGAATGCGTGAATGAAGCACTCATCCCTCAGCCAGGAAGTGAGCCGACTCGTCTTTGTCAGAATCTCAAGATTAGCTTCACCTTGACCCGTTCATGAAACGGTAAAATCTTAAGTTACTTTGTTGCTGCGTAACAAATACGAATTGTTAACCTTGACCGATCTTGGCCGAAGTTAAGCCATTTAACAAGAAATGCCTCCACGATTAGATGATGTGCGTAAGTGTACAtgagatttcattcaaatcgaATTCTTTCTTACTAATCTTTTATAAATAAGAAGCGATGGTACCCCTTGTGTGCATTTATATTTCTAAGCACTTTAACTGAAGAAAAACGTTGAATGTTTCACCACGGCTAGGTCTAGATCGCCCTTCTTGGGCACCGCCCTGAAAGTCTGCTCAGCCTTGGCCAATTGAACCGGATCAAGCTTCTGTTTTGTGTCTTCTTTGATGTAGTTCTGAAGGAAGGCTTCCGAGAGCTCTTCGAGGATCGGATAAGAGTGCAAATTGATGAATTGTTGCCGACACACCTCATTCATAATCTCTACAGTGGCGGGATGAGTCCAAAAACAATCATGAACACTGGCATAGGTGCATCCCCGACGCCACATGTGCAAGGCAGTAAGCATCATATGGCTCGAGTCGAGGGAATGCACGAAATTGGGCGGAAAGCCATTCCTTTGCTTGGACGTGTTGGGTTTGCGGGCCAAAGATCGAAGTCCTAGAGGGAGATTCTTTGAGTGTAACGGCTTCTGGTATGATTGCACACACGCCAATCCCAAGGGCGTTTCCCATTCCACGAAGCGGAAAAAGTCCGTCGAGATCATATCAGCGCAACTGATGAACCAGTTCTGGATCTTTTGCGACGATTCGAACATCTCGTTGAGTGAGTCGAATGTCCGATGGGCCAAATAGACCGAGGCCTCGCCCAATTTGTCGCTTGGAATTATCGGGTTCTCAATATCTTTCAACTGCTTGGCAATCTGGAGCTTGGCCCCATACTTGGTCACGCCGTACACGGTGGTCATGACGGTCTGCTTTATCACTTTTCTTTGGATAGCTCCATTCAAGAGGATGGCGATCGGATTACCAGCTTGAGCATCTTCACTCCGTTTGCGCTCCAAAATGGATGCAATTTCTCCATACACATCTTGCGGGCATTCGGAAGGGATTAAATTGACAAACTTGGCACCCAAGGAGTCGCGTCCCATGGCGGCATAATGCTGCAACCCATTGCACGAACCATCTTGATGAATGGGTAGATGGGAGATATAGTTGGTCGGATCCGAGCTTGATAGAGCATTTCGAAGCTCTATACAAGCGCCCAGAGTTTGCCAAGGCTCTTCTGACTCCAGCCACCACTTCTTGCCGCCAAAAGGATCAGAGGCAGAATCAAGAAACAGTGACAAATTATCCTCGGCGTATTGCATACGCTCTCTGATTGAGCTCTTCTTTTTAAATCCGGAGAGATTTACCGTGTGCAGTTTCAGCCAATCCAAGCCCTTGGGACCTAACGGTTTGCCTTCGGCAAAAACGAGAAGAGATCGAGACAGGTCGCAGCCCATGTGGTTAAGATACGGAGGGATGGGATAAACACGACCACGAAAATCAATGTTGTGAGGGAAATATAGCACTCGATCTTGGAAATGTTGGGCAATGGATAACCGATATAACGTATCACACCATAAGGAGTAACTCTCGGCTTTCAACTGAATGTACGCCTGTCGTTGGGCCTGACCTTGTTGAAAAGCCGTGTATTGATCGCGAGTCATATCACGGAATCTGGCCTTGGACATTGCTTCTGAGGGGGGCTCGATATTCTCGGGATGGCGAGGAATGCCAACACGCTTCAAATATGCGTTATACTTCTTTGGGTGACGAAATACCTCGACAATACACTCTAGGATGGGTTTGTTAATGATCCAAGGGGTGGACCCCAACTGATTGAGAGCATCCAGAGTGGGCAGCAATGTATTGGGCGATCGAGGGGTCTCAACTGCTTCTTCAACTGGTCTTCGCGTCATTTCTACTTCGTGAAGCAAATACCCTCCGGACGAATCAGACACCCAAGGTCGGGGTGGCACCACCATTGGTAGTTCGGTGACGGGAAATGACAAGTCGGAAAGCTTTCCAATAGCGAAAAGTGATGTAAGCACAGGATGAGGCTTTACTTCCTCGAGCTCACGGCCTTTGCCTCGAGTTCGGAGAACTTTGTAAAACGCTTGGAACGTCTTGGTTTCACCTAGTTGAGTGCGTGATTTCACATTGGTCCCGATAATCTTGAATGATCGATTGTTCAAACACAAGTTGGAACCAGCATCCAAATTAATCGTCAGCTTGTGCACAATCGCATTCAATAGCTCCTGGCCCACCGCCAATCGAACTTGGGGTGCCCATTTAAAGGAGCCCAAGGTCAGGTCATCAGCATTCCATTCATGGATGATAGCTTCAAAAGCCTCTCGATGACACAATTGATCTTGAGGACGGATGAACCACGTCATGTATCGGGCGTACACTTTCGAAAGCATTTCAATCTGACTGACTAAAGATTCAGGATGGACTTTCTGCAGTTCATTCATCCTTGATCGAATCATAACGGCCGTGCCCAGCATATCCTCTAGATGTTTGGTAGGAGGACTAAAGTGCTCAGATGTTTTGCAAAGATACACGACCACATCAAGAATGATTTGAGAGAGGTCTGGGGCGGAAATATTGCTCAAGAACGGAGCAGACATGGGGTTGGATGGCGGGGTCTGGGACGGATTGGCGTAGCTTGACTCGATAGTTTGCTCTAACGAACTGGACCACTGGTTTAAGAGATCCTTGACTAATTTGTTCACTTTCCGATCGACGGGAACAGCCAACACTGAAGGGATGATTTGGTGGCCTGACAATTCCATTTTAAATTGGCGGCGAGATAACTTCTGGATCTGAGAGGCGTACTCGATATCGGACATTTGGGATTGCAATGCGGAATCGTCACGTTCATTCAAAGCGGACAAAATGGACGACTCATAACGTCGAGGTTGGTAAGTCGGCCGAGGCTGAGGTTGAAATCTTGGATTCGCAATTTGAAGGCCCTGGCCCACTTTCGTGGCATAATTTGAAGCTTGGAAAACTGACTGGGCATCCAATTCGGCCAATTCGGCTTGCAAGGACAAGACGTAATTGAGATATTTCTTGGTTGGCGAGATTCGAGCCACACATTCTGCGATGGCAGCACCGCTCGATGGGTTCAATCCTCCCCAATCTTGCTTCAGATAGTCGTGAATGACATGAACGTGCTTCCAACTCCCATTAAGAGCGGTGAGCTTGAGTAATCGGATATAAAGAGGTTGATCAAAGAGCACGGTCTTGTTCGAGGCTTGAACCATGGCCTTCCACTTGGTCCGATACCGCTGGATCATGATGAGGACGCGGTCTAAATCTTGACTCGAATGAACCACCGTCAGATGGGACTGGACCAATTGGGACCATGTGTCTTTGAGCACCAAGAATTGGCTCATGGTAGCCAAAGACAAGCCTTCTTTGAGTAGATGGGACTCCAGCGAATTGGGACTGGCCTCAGTCAAGGCATCAACTTGGCGCCCAAGGGTCTGGGTGCGTTTAATAGTGGGTCTCTGTTGAGCTGCTTTGAGTAACGTCAGTTCGCGCCGCACGGTCTGTTCCAAGTCTACGGTAGTCTGGGACCCTCCTCTGGAGCTCTTGGAAGACGACATGCCCCCTACCAGCGGGCAGGCTGGAGACGAACAGGCCTTAGATACGCCTAAACTCGTCACACTCCTTTGTTGCCAGATCACACCCAAAGGACCCCGTAGACTGGCCCAATTGGGCGAAACCCAGCGCCACATCGTTTCGCTCAAATCCGCTCGCTGTCACGAAATAGCCTCACGCAATGATAGTCCTTGAGGGTTCGTTCATCCAGCATGTTCTACAATGTTGACCAAGCAAGCATTGCAAGCCAGGACTTAGTAGCGCATAACAACATAAGagcatcaacatcaacaacaaaactTACCGAGTCAAGGTGACTGCATGGAAAGTTTCTCGAAAGAAAAAGTCAGATCAAGGAAATGAAGTCAATGGCAGTACTAAACGACCAATAAAATTCCACTCATCCAAGAGATGATGGTGACAAAATGTGATAGAATATATATTTCAAGCTTAGATTTGTATGGTTCACACCAGTATTGCCAACATTTTAAAGTCGGATAAATAAGCTGTCTATTTGGAGCGAATGCAGATCCGCGTCACTCTGTTACATTGAAGCAACCGATTGAGCAGTTGTCAAAGTTAGAAGAAATCATCCAGACGTACAAAAATAGCAATTCAAGCCATCCTCAACATGATCCATTTTCGTTCCAATGTCATCATTGATGAGTCAGCGACGAGTCAGCGACGTATGAATGTGTGGACTTTACGTCTCGGTTTGTTCAATGTCATCCACGTTGGGCGCATTTGCCATCACTCCACCTCTTTGATCATGCGTCGGAACGGAGGGAGTGTTCAATCGGCTTCGGGTGTCTTGACCGGAAGCCAGTGAAGCCCAATAACGTGTGTTGTAAGCTCGAAAAACCTCCTCAAATTCGTCCCGTAACACAAAGTCGAAGTGCTCCAACTCACGGCGGATTGTCTGACTGATTTTGTCAAAGCTCACTTGAATCTTTTCGATTTCTTCCAGTGGGTTCTTGCCCTTTTGAACCTTTTGCATGTCTTTCTGATATCGACTTCGGTGCTGAAGCGTTGTTTTCGCCGATTTGACAAGATGTTGATAGTCCACGGCCAGCTGCTCGATGATTTCATCCGCTTTTGATTGTTC
This Tigriopus californicus strain San Diego chromosome 7, Tcal_SD_v2.1, whole genome shotgun sequence DNA region includes the following protein-coding sequences:
- the LOC131884225 gene encoding dr1-associated corepressor-like, translating into MSSSSYSAMSLARKKKKYNARFPPARIKKIMQSDEEVGKVAAAVPVIISRALELFVETLLKRMDATMTERGARTMTPGHLKLCIHSEPRFDFLKDLVLDVPDLAPDNGEESLTPQPCALSASSTTGRTTNGTPRAPRLPRQISTVKSRTRQTRRGSSEAVATARRASQNKFVDLDETERSSEDEADALISDEENSGHSTVAHRPRSLPGSPQLGPNSDGSIKTPLGGSHSFVRSLSCAPGINGSSGPTNGHTMTPVPFTLSFPPVSLLGEAQAEAQAEDDAGPTNRSSANLIPHIPPSPKRGATSKSVKTSSHGAMDLSSSLGSTSPGSNHLLSSHTQTNPPSSFGMTGPPLNLVLSRGLGCNEDEDDDYDS
- the LOC131884224 gene encoding 26S proteasome non-ATPase regulatory subunit 13-like: MRDVEGYFNSQAAACADETVSDLWRQLQDFHARRLWHQLTGVLQELVKHLKGVHALLPLYTQAIAEFENKLNPLTLVEICRPIAASLSESGEVTEADEFLDKLGVKVRHNTESFALTKILQGQIYVERQKNMDKTKMVLNEVEQLLDEIVGIGIVQKEFYLLQSEYFKILGNHAEYYKASLRYLGVSHLNERSDEENISLASHLALAAILGKNVFNFGELLAHPILKYLAQAPEQWLIELLQAFNAGHVAKFTALKQHWGKQPDLLANEPILYEKISLLSLMEMTFTRSATHRQITFQEIADQTNLSHDKIELLVMKALSRGLIKGQIDQVGETIHIHWVQPRVLDCSQLQTLQGKIDKWLEAIASVEGLIETNAKEILTY
- the LOC131884220 gene encoding DNA-directed RNA polymerase, mitochondrial-like: MWRWVSPNWASLRGPLGVIWQQRSVTSLGVSKACSSPACPLVGGMSSSKSSRGGSQTTVDLEQTVRRELTLLKAAQQRPTIKRTQTLGRQVDALTEASPNSLESHLLKEGLSLATMSQFLVLKDTWSQLVQSHLTVVHSSQDLDRVLIMIQRYRTKWKAMVQASNKTVLFDQPLYIRLLKLTALNGSWKHVHVIHDYLKQDWGGLNPSSGAAIAECVARISPTKKYLNYVLSLQAELAELDAQSVFQASNYATKVGQGLQIANPRFQPQPRPTYQPRRYESSILSALNERDDSALQSQMSDIEYASQIQKLSRRQFKMELSGHQIIPSVLAVPVDRKVNKLVKDLLNQWSSSLEQTIESSYANPSQTPPSNPMSAPFLSNISAPDLSQIILDVVVYLCKTSEHFSPPTKHLEDMLGTAVMIRSRMNELQKVHPESLVSQIEMLSKVYARYMTWFIRPQDQLCHREAFEAIIHEWNADDLTLGSFKWAPQVRLAVGQELLNAIVHKLTINLDAGSNLCLNNRSFKIIGTNVKSRTQLGETKTFQAFYKVLRTRGKGRELEEVKPHPVLTSLFAIGKLSDLSFPVTELPMVVPPRPWVSDSSGGYLLHEVEMTRRPVEEAVETPRSPNTLLPTLDALNQLGSTPWIINKPILECIVEVFRHPKKYNAYLKRVGIPRHPENIEPPSEAMSKARFRDMTRDQYTAFQQGQAQRQAYIQLKAESYSLWCDTLYRLSIAQHFQDRVLYFPHNIDFRGRVYPIPPYLNHMGCDLSRSLLVFAEGKPLGPKGLDWLKLHTVNLSGFKKKSSIRERMQYAEDNLSLFLDSASDPFGGKKWWLESEEPWQTLGACIELRNALSSSDPTNYISHLPIHQDGSCNGLQHYAAMGRDSLGAKFVNLIPSECPQDVYGEIASILERKRSEDAQAGNPIAILLNGAIQRKVIKQTVMTTVYGVTKYGAKLQIAKQLKDIENPIIPSDKLGEASVYLAHRTFDSLNEMFESSQKIQNWFISCADMISTDFFRFVEWETPLGLACVQSYQKPLHSKNLPLGLRSLARKPNTSKQRNGFPPNFVHSLDSSHMMLTALHMWRRGCTYASVHDCFWTHPATVEIMNEVCRQQFINLHSYPILEELSEAFLQNYIKEDTKQKLDPVQLAKAEQTFRAVPKKGDLDLAVVKHSTFFFS